The segment GAGCGCTTGCCATGTGGCGAGGAGTTGCTCAGACGACACGGCGCGGTGCGTATTCATGTCGGTGAACGTCAGGGAGATGGCGACGCGCGCGGCTTCCTGGAGGATGCCGCGTGTGTCCTTGTCGCGCAGCGCGCCGATGATGAAGTGGATGCGGCGGTCGGGGAAGTACTCCTGGAGCGAGGCGCACAGTTGGCTCATCGAGTATGGCGTGTGCGCGCCGTCGGCGACGATAAGCGGGTCGCGGCGCAGCACTTGGAACCGCCCCGGCCAACGCAGGCTGGCAAACCCCTGCTGAAGGTCGGCGCTGTTGACGCGATAGTCCCGTGCGCGCAGCGCGCGCAGCGCTGTGATCGCGGTCGCCGCATTTTCGAGCTGGTAGCGGCCTAACAGTGGACAGAACAGCAGCGCGTGGCCGTCTGTCTCAGCGGATGCCTTGTCGGCGCATCCGTCCTGCATCTGGACGCGCAACCATTGCCCGCTCTCGCTGGCCGTCGCTCCGATGTGAATACCGGCGCACGTCACCGAGCAGCATGCCTCGGCGAAGTAGAGCCTTTCGAGGCTGCCCAGCCGGCGCGCCTCACCCCAGATGACGCGCGTGGCCTCCTCCGGCTGTGGCGCGATCACTCCGGCGCCGTCGGCGCGCAGGACGCCGGCTTTGGCATACGCGATCTCCGCCAGCGTGCGGCCCAACACCTGCGTATGCTCCAGGCTGATGTTGGTGATGACCGAGACGATCGGTTCGGCTAAGTTGACGGCGTCGTGCCGTCCGCCGATGCCGATCTCCATCACGGCAATGTCCACCCCTTGCGCCTCGAACCAGTGATAGGCCATGGCGGTGAACGCTTCGAAGCGCGTCGGCAAGCCCAGTGCAGGGCGATCCCAGGTGCTGACGATGCGCGCGATCTGCGCGGCGTATGTGGCGAACTGCGCTTCTGACATCTGCGTTGGCTGCGCATGTTGGCTGACGATGAAGCGCTCCAGCGGCGAGAGCAGGTGAGGGCCGGTGAAGATGCCGACGCGATAGCCGGCGGCGCTCAGCGCCGCCGAGAGCATCATGGCGGTGCTGCCCTTGCCCTTCGACCCGGCGATGAGGACGCATCGCCGCGTCGCCGTCGGGGCGCCCCCCAGCCGTTCGAGTAAGTGGCGCGCTCGGGCGATGCCATGCTGGAAAGCGTAGGTGTGCGTGTGCTGAGGGGTACCCACGCGATCTAACCCGTGGATGTACGCGACGGCGGACGAGAAGTCCATGACGAGGACAGGTGAAGGGCCGCTGCGGCTTACTCCCAGAGACTTGTGGAGCGGATGTTTAAATCGGCGGCCAAGGGATGTTGCGGTCGAAGCGATTTGGGCTGGGGAAGTGCTTGAGCTTGATCAAACCATCCAGTCGCCTGGCGAACGCGCAAACCTCCGCGTCGGCTAGCAACTTATGCAGTGCCTGGCTCAGAGGCTGGTCCGGCCGGAGCTGGGCGCGCAGGCGTTTGAGATCCTCCAACATGTGTGGCTTGATCGGTTGACCGGCGAAGTCCCAGATCACTGTGCGCAGCTTGTAATCGGCATTGAAGGTGATGCCGTGATCAATGGCCCACACGTGGCCGTTTTTGTCGCGTAGACAATGGCCGCTCTTGCGGTCGGCATTGTTGGTGATCAGGTCAAATAGCGCTATGCGCTGGAGTTGTTCGCAGCACGTCGCATCCTCGCGGAAGGTGAAGAAGTGCTGGTCGGCATCATTGTCTATGAACAACTGCACCGAGCCGAATCCATGGGGGCCACTGCGCAGCACGGTCGGTGGCACGAGATGCCAACCGAGCGCCTCACTCACCAAGTAGGCGGCATACTCGCGCAGGCACAGCGTGCCGGTCGGAAAGTCCCACAACGGCGCTTCGCCTCGCCGGGGCTTGTAGACGGCTAAGAGCGCGGCCGGCGCTTTCTCCGTGCGCGGGGCGTCCGGATCTTTGACTTCAACCAGGAAGGTGTAGTTCGATCCCCAAGGCATCAGCCCCAGCGATTCCATCTCGCCCTCGCTCAAGATCCGTAGCACCTGTTGCACCGGGAGTGAATCGCTCATCGTTCATCAATCGTCATCCGTCGTCACGAGTCCTCCATCGTGGCTCATGCATCGTGACGGATGATTCATGGCGGTCAAGCATGGGCTTACGCAAAGACAATCTCATCGGCATGGCCGTTGCGGCGCGGGCAGAACCCCTGGACGTTCCCCTCGGGGTCCATCGGCTTGCCGCACAACGGGCAGATGGGGCGACCCTTGGCGACGACCTCCATGCCGTGCCGGCTGAGGGCGTCTATCTGCGCCCGCGAACAGAACAAGCGAATCGTGGTGGCTTCTTCTTGATCCACGTCTTCGGGCAACAGTTCGGTCAAGACCAGGACGATGAGGTCGTTCTTCTCGTCGTATCCCAGGCCCATCTGGCCGACGCGGAAGATCGGCGTGAAGGGCTGTTCGAGTTCCATATCCGCGTTCAGGCGAGCGAAGTTCGCGCCTTTGGGGTATTTGATCCGTAGCTCGTCCAGCCATTGCTGTAAAGCCAGGCATAGAGCCGAGACCTGCTCCTTCTCACAGATGAGCGTGACCAGTTCGGACCCCTTGCGCGCTTGGATGTAGAACGTGCGTCGGCCTGGTTCGCCGATAGCGCCGACGGTCACGCGGGAGACGGGGTTCAGGTCTATCGCGCGGTTAGGCATACGCACAGATTCTACTACTGTGTTACCATCATCCCGAGCATTCATCCGGTTTTATCTAGGCTTTATCTTGCGACGTGAGGACGGAATCATCTATCCTGTTTGGGCTGCGCATCTGCGGTGCAGTGGTCTGCGGCCTCATCGGCTGGTCGCTCGGCGATGTGATCAGCGTCTACTTCCCGCCGCCTCTTGACAACTATGTCATCGCACACGTCATCACCATGACGGCGCTCGGACTGATCGGCGCACTGCTGTTCCCGCTGGCGTTCGGCCAGCCGCTTACACAGCTCTACCACCGCATCGCCAGCCTGAGCGCTGCGCAGATCATCGCCAGCTTTATGGGCCTGGGCGCCGGGCTGTTGCTGGCGGCGCTGTTGGCCTTTCCGCTGGCGCGTTTGCCGGAGCCGTTCGGTCCGGTGTTGCCCTTTCTGGCGGCGGTTGGCTTTGGCACGCTCGGCCTCGGCATCATGAGCCTGCGCTATCGCGAGCTGTTCCAAATCCTCAACATCAAACTGCCGGCGAGCAGGCCGGAGGAGTCGCCCATCCTGATGCGCGAGCCGCTGTTGCTCGACACCAGCGTGATCATTGATGGGCGCATCGCGGACGTGAGCAACACCGGCTTCTTGCGCGGCGAGCTGATCGTGCCGCGATTCGTGTTGAACGAACTGCAGTTCGTCGCGGATTCGGCCGATGCCATGCGCCGGGCGCGCGGGCGGCGCGGGCTGGAAGTGCTCAAGCGCCTGCAGAAGGAATCCCCCTGGCCAGTGCGGATCGTGGACGACGACCCGCCCGACGCGCAACGGGTGGACGAGAAGCTGATTGTGCTGGCCAAGCAATGGAGCTGTCCGATTGTGACCAACGATTACAACCTCAACAAGGTGGCGTCGTTGCAGGGCGTGACCGTGCTCAACATCAACGAGCTGGCCAACGCAGTGAAGACGGTCGTGCTGCCGGGCGAGTCGCTGCATCTTCAGATCATCCAACCCGGCCGAGAGGCCGGCCAGGGTGTGGGCTACCTGGAAGATGGCACGATGGTGGTCGTCGAAGAAGGTCTGGCGCATCTCGACCGATCTATCGAGGTGAGTGTGACCAAAGTGCTGCAGACTGCCGCCGGCCGCATGATTTTCGCCAAACCGCTGCCCACAGGACGGGAGACAGTCGGCCCCAGCTCCTCGCCCTCCGAATCACGAATTCCCTCTAACTATCGCTAATCGCTGCCAAATCATGAGTTTGATCATCTACAACGTACTCAAACGAGAAAAGGAACCCTTTCGCCCCATCGTCGAGGGGCGCGTGTTCATGTATGTCTGCGGCCCCACGGTGTATGACCACGCCCATCTGGGACATGCGAAGACGTATGTGTCGTTCGACGTCATCGTGCGCTGGCTACGCTACAGCGGCTACAAGGTGCGTTACGTGCAAAACATCACCGACGTCGGGCACATGCTCGACGACGGCGAGGATCGCATTCTCAAGGGCGCCCGGCGCGAGCGCGTGGAACCGATGGAACTGGTTGAGCGCTACATGCGCTCGTACTTCGAGGATATGGATGCGCTTGGCGTCGTGCGTCCCGACATCTCCCCGCGCGCCAGCGCCCACATCCCCGAACAGATCGAGATGATCCAGACGCTGATCGAGAAGGGCCACGCCTACGTGGTGAACGGCTCGGTGTACTTCAGCGTCCAGTCCGATCCGGACTACGGCAAGTTGAGCGGCCGGCGGATCGAAGAGATGGAGGCCGGCAAGCGCATCGCCGTCCGCGATGAGAAGCGCCACCCGATGGATTTTGCGCTGTGGGTGAAGGCGCCGGAGAACCACATTCTGCAATGGCCCTCGCCGTGGGGACGCGGCTACCCCGGCTGGCACATTGAGTGCTCGGCCATGAGCACCAAATACCTGGGCGCCAATTTCGACATCCACGGCGGCGGGATAGACAACATCTTCCCCCACAATGAGGCCGAAATCGCCCAAAGCGAATGCGCGCATGGCGTGCCCTTCGCCAACTATTGGGTGCTGACCGGTTCACTGCTGGTCAACGGCGTGAAGATGAGCAAATCGCTCGGCAACTTCGTCACCATCAAGGACGCGCTCAAGTCCCACCGCCCCGAGGCGCTGCGCTACTTCATCCTGTCGGGCAAATACAGCAACCCGGCCGACTACAGCGCCGAGGCGCTTGACGCCGCCAGTAAAGGCGTGGAGCGGATTGACGCTGCCGTGCGCCGTGTGCGCGATGCGCTCAAACATGCGCCGGAAAGCGGCGATGAGGGCACGCGCGGCCAACTGATGAATCTGCTTGATCAAACCCGTATGTTATTCGCCAGCGCGATGAATGATGACTTCAACACACCGCTTGCGCTGGCTGCCCTGTTCGACATGAGCAAGGAGATCAATAACGCCATCAGCAGCGGCATCGCGACGAAGCGCGTGCTGGAGCAGGCCGATGCGATCTACCGCGAACTGGCCGGCGAGGTGTTGGGGATCGTGCGCGGGGACGCCGCATCGCGCGACGCGGCCAGCGCCGAGCGCGAAGCAGCGCTCATCGAGATGATGATCGAGATGCGCAACGAAGCGCGCAAAGCGAAGGACTACGCCCGGGCCGATGCTATCCGAGACCGGCTGGCCAAGCTCGGCATCGTGCTGGAAGATGGGCCGAAGGGCACGAGTTGGCGGATCGCCTCCTAGCTAAGCGCAGGATGGCCTAAGCGTCGGGGTCAATACCGGCAGCGCGCAGCTTGGCCGCGAGTCGTTCGGCGCGCTGGCGCTCGGCTTCGGCGCGTTGACGTTCTCGCTCGGCGCGCTCGTGCTCCGCATCGGCGCGTTGACGTTCTCGCTCGGCGCGCTCGGCGCCGGTGGAGATGACCACGCCGTTCCGGTCGCACCAACGCAGCCAGGTATCTTCGCGTTCCTCGTAAATGCCGCGCCACAGCGTGACGCCCAGTTGCACTTCGTCGAACCAGGTCTCGTCGGTGCGGCGCAGCCGGCCTTGTATCAGCGCATACAGGCGCAGCGGCTCGCTGCCGGTGTGCAGCGCCGGGTCGTAGACGACATAGCGGACGATCCCCATCTGCGCGTAGAGGCGCAGCTTACCGTCGGCGCGCTCCTCGTCGCCCTCCGCGTTCGAGACGATTTCTACAACGACCTCGGGTGATTTGCCGTATTCCCAGATGAAGTACGAGCGGTTGGTCTTCTTCCAGATGTCCGCCGGCAGGGTGACATCTAGGCTGAGGAACATATCCGGCACGACCGGCGGCCGCCGCAGGGCGTAAAACACCCCCACATTGCCGTCGGCGACAAATCGGCGACCGAACTCCGGATGCTGCCATGAGGCGTAGAGGGACTCGATGAGCAAGCGCGCTTGCTTTGCGGAGAAGATGTTGTCCACCGGCGCGTCGTCCTCTGTCACGATGGTCTGCACGAAGCGCTCGTATTCCTCCAGGTACTCCTGGCTAATCCGAGGCAGGCCGTCGGCGCCTGTGACGACTGCCGGCGCCGGAGTCGCTTCAACCGCAGAGGTCATAGCGGGGATTCTAGCATCTCACGCTTTGCGGCGCGGGTCGAGCGCGTCGCGTAGGCCGTCGCCGAGGAGGTTGAACCCGAGCACGGTGATCATAATGGCCACGCCGGGGAAGAACACCAAATGAGGCGCGTTGAACACGCTGTTGCGCTCCTCGCCCAGCATCAAGCCCCATTCCGGCGTGGGCGGCTGTGCGCCCAGACCAAGGAAAGACAGGCCGGCGGCGTCGAGGATGGCCGTGGCGATGCCCAGCGTGCCGACGACGATCACCGGCGTGAGCGAGTTCGGCAGGACGCGCACGAACAGGATGCGCAGGGGCGATGCGCCCAGCGCGCGCGACGCAGCGATGTAGTCCATCTCCTTCACGCTCAGCACGCTGGAGCGCACCACGCGCGCGTAGATCGGAATGGAGACGATGGCTACGGCCAGCAGCGTGTTGATCAGCCCCGGGCCGAGCACGCTGACAATGGCGATGGCCAGCAGCAAGCTGGGGAAGGCCAACAGCACGTCCATCGCGCGCATCATCACGTTGTCGGCCCAGCCGCCGGCATAGCCGGCCGCCGCGCCCAGCAGCGTGCCGATCAGGATAGCCGCGCCGGTGGTGAGGAAACCGATCTGCAGCGAGAGGCGCGAGCCGTACACCACCCGCGAGAACAGGTCGCGAAAGTTGCCGTCCAATCCCATGATCAACTGGGGCTTATTTGAATCGCAGCCCAACAGGTGGATGCACGGTGGGCTGCGCCGGCGCAACCCCGGTTGGCGAATTTGCTGATCGTAGGCATAGGGCGCGATCACGTCGGCGAAGATGGCAACGAGCACCAGCAGGGAGATGATGGCCAGGCCGATCTGCGCCGACCGATGGTGCAGCAGCCGGCGCATGGTCCGCGCAAATGGCGACTGCACGCGCAGCCGGCCGGCCTCGCGTGCAGTCGCGCCCACAACCGGGGTGGGAATGGACTCTTGCATACAGCCGCTTCAGCTCACGCGAATGCGTGGGTTCAGATAGGCGTAGCTCAGGTCCACGATCAGGTTGACCACGACGAAAATGATGGCGATGAGCACGGTGAACGCTTGCACCACCGGGTAATCGCGCGCAGTGATGGCGTCCACGATCTGCGTGCCCACGCCGGGCAGGCTGAACACCGTCTCGGTCAACACCGCGCCGGAGAGCAGGCCGCCGATCTGCAGGCCGATGATGGTGACGATGGGCACCAGCGCGTTGCGCAAGGCGTGTTTGAGGATCACCAAACGTTCAGTCAACCCTTTCGCGCGCGCCACGCGTACGTAGTCTTGTGTCAGCGCATCGAGCATCGCCCCGCGCGTCATGCGGGCGATGATGGCCAGCGAGATCGTGCCCACGGCTGCCGCCGGCAGGATCAAGTGCCGCAGCGCGTCCACGAAGACGTCGAATTTGCCTTGGATCAGCGAATTGAGCAGCACCGAGTTGGAAATGAAGAAGACGACGAAGCGCTGTAAGCCCTGCGCGTCTTCCATCCCCCACACCTTCAGCAGCGAAGGCAGGTCCGTGCCGGCGGTCAGCCGTCCTGATGGCGGCAATTGGAACGGCGTGCCCTTCAGCGCCAGGGAGAAGACATAGGCCAGGATCAAGCCAAGCCAGAAGACCGGCATCGAGACGCCGATGTTGGCGAAGATCATCGCGCCGACGTCTACCGCCGTATTGTGCCGCACGGCGCTGATCACCCCCAGCGCGACGCCGAACGTGGCCGCGAACAGCATGGCGAAGAACGTTAGCTCGATTGTCATCGGCAAGCGCTCGGCCAGCACGTCCGTCACCGGCCGGCCGTTCTTGATGGAGACGCCGAAGTCGCCCTGCAGCACGCTGCCCACGTAGCGGACGAACTGGACAGGGATGGGGGCATTCAGGCCGAAGCGCTCGCGGAAGGCCTGACACTTCGCTTCGGTGGCCCGCTCGCCCAACATAGACTTGCACGGATCGCCGGGGATCAGCCGCACCAGCACGAACGTGACCACGAGGATGCCGAGCATCACCGGCAGCAGGAGCAACAGGCGGCGCACCAGAAAGCGCAACATGGCATCGCGTCGCTCGGTCAGGTCATCCGGGGCTATCGGGTCAATCAAGTCGCCAGGGCGGGGCGGGCGTGCAGCCCGCCCCCGTTTGACCGGACGACTTGACTGACATACGACGGCGCTATTGGGCGTTCAGGAACGATCCGAAGTAGGCCGTCCAGTATTCGAAGCTGCCGGTGCGCCCCTTGTGGTTTGGATTCTTCGCGTCCCACTGCGCGGCCATCGTGGCGACCACGTCGTTGGCATCGAGCGTCGCGCCGTTGTGGAATTTGACGCCCGGGCGCAGTTTGAACGTCCACTCGGTCAGGTCGGCGTTGGATTCATAGCTCTCGGCCAGCGCCGGCTCGACCTCAGCCGTGCCCAGCTTGAAGCGCAGCAAGGTCTCGTAGATTTGCGCGCAGGCGGTGAACGTTTCGCCATCGCTCTCGTCGGCGCAGTGCAGGCTGATCGGCTCAGCGTTCTGCACATAGACGAAGGTGTCGCGCGGCGGCGCCATCACTGCGAAGACCAACGCGCTGACGGGGTTGGCATGTGCGCCTTCGACATCGGCGCGGAAGGCTAGCGCGGATCCCCCGTGCGCTACCGGAATCATCGGCACATACTTCTTCAGCAGCTCGTTGACCTTGTCGTAGGCCGCTTGGCGCTTAGCCAGATCGGCAGTGGACGCGCCTTCCTTCAGCAGCGCCACGATGTCATCGTACGGTTTGCCGAATTGCTTGTTCTCCGGGCCGAAGTGATAGTCCAGGAAGTTCGTGGCATCGGGGTAGTCGGCGCCCCAGCCCAGCAGGTAGAACGCCTCCTTGCCGGCCGTCACCGCGTCGAGGAACGCGCCCGACTCTTTGACCTCGATCTTGACGTTGACGCCGATCTCCTTGAGCTGCGCCTGGATCTCCTGCGCCACGATGCCGGGGTTCGGCAAGTATCCGCGCACCACGTCGCGATACGTCAGCGTCACCTCGAGGTTCTCCTTGCCGGCTTCCTTCAACAATTCCCTGGCCTTCTCCGGGTTGTACTCGTGCCAGGGGACGTTGGGCGATGCGCCGACGGCGAAGCTGGTCGGCACGAAGCTGGTGGCGACGACCGAGCCGCGCGGATAGTAATCGTCCACGATGCGCTGGCGGTCAATGCCATAGGCGAACGCTAAGCGCACGCGGTCATCGTCGAACGGCGGGATGGTGTTGTTGAAGCCAATGTAGAAGATATTGGCTGCCGGCACTTCGATGAGCTTTAGGTCGGCGTCTTTCTCGACCGTCTCGAAGTCGTCCGGCCCGACGTTCGACATGCCATCGGCGTTGCCGGACTGTAATTCGAGCAAGCGCTGTGCGGCTTCCTTCGACCAGCGCAGCACCGCGGTGGGCGTCTTGGCTTTCTCGCCCCAGTAATCGGCGAAGGCCTCGAAGGTGATGCTCTCGCCGCGCTTCCACTCTTTCAGCTTGTATGGGCCGGTGCCGACCGGGTCCTCGCTGATCTTGTTGCTGTCGCCGCCGGTTTCGTTCAGGTAATCGGCGTCGAGGATGGCGAATGAATCACCGGCGATCTTGTAGGGGAAGGCCGGGTCAGGCGTGCACAAGGTGAACTTGACGGTCAACGCATCCACGGCCTCGATGGCCTTCATCGTGCCGCCATAGTCGCAGTTAGGGGCCTCGACCTTCATCATTGCAGGCGCGGCGGGCGCTTCGGTCGCTGTATGAGAAGGAGATTATAGGCCGCATGGCGCATCTGGATAAAATCGTTTCACGCGCTCATCCAGCGTGTCTGCGCAGACCACACAGTGTTAAACCTACTGAGGTAGAACATCGTCGGCATGGCAAAGGTCTGGATTCCTTCGTTGTTGCGTGGCTTGACGGGCGGTCTGGCCGAAGTGCAGGCCGATGGGGCCACCGTGCGTCAAGTGATCGAGGATCTCGATCGGCGTTACCCCGGGATTGCAGCGCGGCTGATCGAAGCGGATCGCGATCGCCTGAAGCCGAACCTGACGTTGGTGGTGGACGGCGTGAACAGCAAACAGGGGTTGCGCCACCCGGTATCCGAGACGAGCGAGATTCACTTCGTTCCGGCCATGAGCGGCGGCTGCTCCACCCTCCGCTTGCACCAGAGAGAAACGGCATGTGGACACAACTGCACAGCATAGGTGAGCGCATCTTTCATTGGAGGCGCACGTCTTCGTCTGAGCGGGCCGCCGGTGAGACGCCCATGGATACGACGGCTGAACGCGTTCCTAAAAATCGTGAGCGGGCCGTAGTGATGTTCGTTGTTGCCATTGCGATCAGCGTTGCGGTCCTGCTGCTAAGCACCCGCTTCCGAGATGCGCTGATTGCATTCGGCCAGCTTGGCCTGGTGGGCCTCTTCATCCTGAGCATCGTGGGCAATGCGACGGTGATCATCCCCGCGCCGGCGTTTGTGGTGGTATGCGCCGCAGCGCCGATCTACGGCGTGCTGCACACCGGGCTGATCGCCGGCGCAGGATCGGCCTTGGGTGAGATGACCGGCTACATGGCCGGTTACGGGGGCGCAGCCGTGCTCCCTCAGGGTGAGCGTTACCAACGCTTGCATGACCTCACCGAGCGTTTTGGCCCCGTCGTGGTCTTTCTGCTCGCCCTACTTCCTAATCCCTTGTTCGACCTGGGCGGGCTAGCGGCGGGCGCGCTCAAGATGCATCCGCTCGCTTTCTTGTTCGCTACCTTCTCCGGCAAAGCGGTCCGATTCATGCTGATCGCGCTGGCGTGTCGAGGGGGCCTGCCGTTCTTGACCGGTCTATTCGCCCCCAACGCGCCATAGAGGATGCAACAGCCTCCTTTTCGC is part of the Candidatus Roseilinea sp. genome and harbors:
- the folC gene encoding bifunctional folylpolyglutamate synthase/dihydrofolate synthase, which produces MDFSSAVAYIHGLDRVGTPQHTHTYAFQHGIARARHLLERLGGAPTATRRCVLIAGSKGKGSTAMMLSAALSAAGYRVGIFTGPHLLSPLERFIVSQHAQPTQMSEAQFATYAAQIARIVSTWDRPALGLPTRFEAFTAMAYHWFEAQGVDIAVMEIGIGGRHDAVNLAEPIVSVITNISLEHTQVLGRTLAEIAYAKAGVLRADGAGVIAPQPEEATRVIWGEARRLGSLERLYFAEACCSVTCAGIHIGATASESGQWLRVQMQDGCADKASAETDGHALLFCPLLGRYQLENAATAITALRALRARDYRVNSADLQQGFASLRWPGRFQVLRRDPLIVADGAHTPYSMSQLCASLQEYFPDRRIHFIIGALRDKDTRGILQEAARVAISLTFTDMNTHRAVSSEQLLATWQALDLSHPPRDAQRGPAVPRVFTASAVASAVRQTLARAARDDVICIAGSLHLAALAIESAKDFA
- a CDS encoding PIN/TRAM domain-containing protein is translated as MRTESSILFGLRICGAVVCGLIGWSLGDVISVYFPPPLDNYVIAHVITMTALGLIGALLFPLAFGQPLTQLYHRIASLSAAQIIASFMGLGAGLLLAALLAFPLARLPEPFGPVLPFLAAVGFGTLGLGIMSLRYRELFQILNIKLPASRPEESPILMREPLLLDTSVIIDGRIADVSNTGFLRGELIVPRFVLNELQFVADSADAMRRARGRRGLEVLKRLQKESPWPVRIVDDDPPDAQRVDEKLIVLAKQWSCPIVTNDYNLNKVASLQGVTVLNINELANAVKTVVLPGESLHLQIIQPGREAGQGVGYLEDGTMVVVEEGLAHLDRSIEVSVTKVLQTAAGRMIFAKPLPTGRETVGPSSSPSESRIPSNYR
- the cysS gene encoding cysteine--tRNA ligase, which produces MSLIIYNVLKREKEPFRPIVEGRVFMYVCGPTVYDHAHLGHAKTYVSFDVIVRWLRYSGYKVRYVQNITDVGHMLDDGEDRILKGARRERVEPMELVERYMRSYFEDMDALGVVRPDISPRASAHIPEQIEMIQTLIEKGHAYVVNGSVYFSVQSDPDYGKLSGRRIEEMEAGKRIAVRDEKRHPMDFALWVKAPENHILQWPSPWGRGYPGWHIECSAMSTKYLGANFDIHGGGIDNIFPHNEAEIAQSECAHGVPFANYWVLTGSLLVNGVKMSKSLGNFVTIKDALKSHRPEALRYFILSGKYSNPADYSAEALDAASKGVERIDAAVRRVRDALKHAPESGDEGTRGQLMNLLDQTRMLFASAMNDDFNTPLALAALFDMSKEINNAISSGIATKRVLEQADAIYRELAGEVLGIVRGDAASRDAASAEREAALIEMMIEMRNEARKAKDYARADAIRDRLAKLGIVLEDGPKGTSWRIAS
- a CDS encoding diguanylate cyclase, with translation MQESIPTPVVGATAREAGRLRVQSPFARTMRRLLHHRSAQIGLAIISLLVLVAIFADVIAPYAYDQQIRQPGLRRRSPPCIHLLGCDSNKPQLIMGLDGNFRDLFSRVVYGSRLSLQIGFLTTGAAILIGTLLGAAAGYAGGWADNVMMRAMDVLLAFPSLLLAIAIVSVLGPGLINTLLAVAIVSIPIYARVVRSSVLSVKEMDYIAASRALGASPLRILFVRVLPNSLTPVIVVGTLGIATAILDAAGLSFLGLGAQPPTPEWGLMLGEERNSVFNAPHLVFFPGVAIMITVLGFNLLGDGLRDALDPRRKA
- a CDS encoding peptide ABC transporter permease is translated as MLRFLVRRLLLLLPVMLGILVVTFVLVRLIPGDPCKSMLGERATEAKCQAFRERFGLNAPIPVQFVRYVGSVLQGDFGVSIKNGRPVTDVLAERLPMTIELTFFAMLFAATFGVALGVISAVRHNTAVDVGAMIFANIGVSMPVFWLGLILAYVFSLALKGTPFQLPPSGRLTAGTDLPSLLKVWGMEDAQGLQRFVVFFISNSVLLNSLIQGKFDVFVDALRHLILPAAAVGTISLAIIARMTRGAMLDALTQDYVRVARAKGLTERLVILKHALRNALVPIVTIIGLQIGGLLSGAVLTETVFSLPGVGTQIVDAITARDYPVVQAFTVLIAIIFVVVNLIVDLSYAYLNPRIRVS